One stretch of Toxoplasma gondii ME49 chromosome XI, whole genome shotgun sequence DNA includes these proteins:
- a CDS encoding MCM2/3/5 family protein (encoded by transcript TGME49_216730), with protein sequence MASYVTDDFDRPEPGAPGADTTEGGEEDMTMTMSGHPGMMGETLEFQTNSMRRGGATNKQGGLRTRVISTMSEGGLESAEGALVNYEEEVKLQRQLGEESNIERGRRMKDLSNAFKRDLESVPAVRQQLDLLQNRAAAIVSGLESSAQSKEQSGDDDGALAGSAETCNQRLQLSISLLVQMADAVSFYDHPLIRNPCFALPALETAVQEVWRERGALGPAPRVGILGWLGHDHVTPRGLNSGKVNRLVCVEGVVNRCTAVQPKLSRAVYVNEMQGGQALPGPEDSEESQERQVYVRAFYDVANLDKDIRDTQPPPERDPTGLRVNRQELGYSYFKNVQRFFVQEAPETAPTGQLPRYVEVLVEEDLCDRVKCGDRVRVWGVYRPRMGATNGTSSGLVRPFLIANNIQVLTVAARASLIRNLPSDLENLRMFARRPDLLSVLTRSFAPSICGHELVKRGLLLQLAGGMERVSSVHRIRGDIHVLLVGDPSAGKSQLLRFVLNLIPGSVSATGRGSSGVGLTAAIVTDQETGERRVEGGAMVMADRSVVCIDEFDKMLAGDRVAIHEVMEQQTVTVAKAGIHTTLNARCSVLAAANPLYGCWADDMDYKQQLTFEDSLMSRFDLIFIVRDSATTAEDERLATAVLRNVTEKAKPVSAAGEERRSLENCQVQPHRDMAQEQTEQEEEEASTKIFCQRSEMAYLDKAGREHEVLTTDFLKKYIQYVRRCRFEKDEDSDETGELEKTTEAKGPQLSDDAAQAIIQFYSNIRDRCFSQGVGTGAKANGGGEFNGGAMLRPVTARTLEAVVRLATAHAKLKMQKWVTPDDVRVAKGMILYTLFGEEPDEEDSDSESEEEEGEDDEEFIAPRSVRRAAHSHAEGDEGEESLTDKTRSKRQRGGANRNRAAEDADEGEEIASQLQSLDLSDGSKKKRRTRGQTGKNATATGSVEKLAEVHDQAKRKDSIHQWIISALQRNEDGSGVEVSQLFTLVSEKAKAAGMKDFTEAEMRQELTELDSRDSAPLLFHGSRVYEC encoded by the exons ATGGCGTCCTACGTGACAGACGACTTCGACCGGCCAGAGCCGGGAGCCCCTGGCGCCGACACCACCGagggcggcgaggaagacatgACCATGACGATGTCTGGACACCCAGGCATGATGGGAGAAACTCTCGAGTTCCAGACAAACAGCATGCGTCGAGGCGGGGCAACAAACAAGCAGGGTGGACTCCGAACGAGAGTCATTTCCACCATGTCCGAGGGCGGCCTCGAGTCTGCAGAAGGCGCGCTCGTCAACtacgaagaagaagtgaagcTACAGAGACAGCTCGGCGAGGAAAGCAACATCGAACGAGGTCGACGCATGAAGGATCTCAGCAACGCCTTCAAAAGAGACCTCGAGAGTGTCCCG GCCGTCCGTCAACAACTGGATCTTTTGCAGAACCGTGCTGCGGCGATTGTGTCGGGCCTGGAATCCTCAGCCCAGTCGAAGGAACAGAGTGGCGACGACGACGGCGCCTTGGCCGGCTCGGCTGAGACCTGCAACCAGAGACTGCAGCTGTCGATTTCTCTGCTCGTTCAGATGGCTGATGCCGTCTCTTTCTACGACCATCCTCTGATCAGAAATCCGTGTTTCGCTCTCCCTGCTCTGGAGACTGCCGTCCAGGAAGTCTGGAGGGAACGAGGTGCTCTG GGACCGGCTCCGCGCGTAGGGATTCTTGGCTGGCTGGGTCACGACCATGTGACGCCTCGCGGACTGAACAGCGGCAAAGTGAATCGCCTGGTTTGTGTCGAGGGCGTCGTCAACCGCTGCACCGCAGTGCAGCCGAAACTCTCTCGAGCGGTCTATGTGAACGAAATGCAGGGAGGTCAGGCGCTTCCCGGTCCTGAAGACTCGGAGGAAagccaagagagacaggtcTACGTTCGCGCTTTCTACGATGTCGCGAACCTCGACAAAGACATCCGAGACACGCAGCCCCCCCCGGAGCGAG ATCCGACGGGTCTGCGGGTGAATCGCCAGGAGCTGGGCTATTCGTACTTCAAGAACGTACAGCGTTTCTTTGTGCAGGAGGCGCCGGAGACGGCGCCGACGGGGCAACTGCCGCGCTACGTCGAGGTGCTCGTCGAAGAAGATCTTTGCGACAGAGTCAAATGTGGAGACCGAGTCCGCGTCTGGGGCGTCTACAGACCGCGGATGGGTGCGACGAACGGCACCAGCAGCGGACTGGTTCGTCCTTTCCTCATTGCCAACAACATCCAG GTATTGACGGTTGCGGCGCGGGCGTCGCTGATTCGCAACTTGCCGTCGGACTTGGAGAACCTGCGCATGTTTGCGCGTCGACCAGACCTTCTGTCGGTGCTCACGCGCTCCTTCGCTCCGTCGATCTGCGGCCATGAGCTGGTGAAGCGCgggctgctgctgcagcttgCAGGCGGCATGGAGCGCGTCTCGAGCGTCCACCGAATTCGCGGGGACATCCACGTGTTGCTGGTGGGGGATCCGAGCGCGGGGAagtcgcagctgctgcggtTCGTCTTGAACCTGATCCCCGGAAGCGTGAGCGCGACCGGCCGAGGCTCGTCCGGCGTTGGGTTGACTGCGGCCATCGTGACGGACCAGGAGACTGGCGAGCGTCGCGTGGAGGGCGGCGCGATGGTCATGGCCGACCGGAGCGTCGTCTGCATCGACGAGTTCGACAAAATGCTTGCAGGCGATCGAGTTGCGATCCACGAAGTCATGGAGCAGCAGACGGTGACGGTGGCGAAGGCAGGGATCCACACGACGCTCAACGCGCGGTGCTCCGTCCTCGCGGCCGCGAATCCTCTGTACGGATGCTGGGCCGACGACATGGACTACAAGCAACAGCTCACATTCGAGGACTCTCTCATGAGTCGATTCGACCTCATCTTCATCGTCAG agacagcgcaaCCACGGCAGAAGATGAACGCCTAGCGACAGCAGTTCTGCGAAACGTcacagagaaggcaaagcCGGTGTCTGCGgccggcgaggagagaaggagcttGGAGAACTGCCAGGTGCAGCCACACAGAGACATGGCACAGGAGCAgacagagcaagaagaagaagaagcctcgACGAAGATCTTCTGTCAGCGAAGCGAGATGGCTTATCTGGACAAAGCCGG CCGCGAACATGAAGTGTTGACGACGGACTTTCTGAAAAAGTACATCCAGTATGTGCGGCGCTGTCGAttcgagaaggacgaggactCTGACGAGACTGgggagctggagaagacgactgAAGCGAAGGGTCCTCAACTGTCGGACGACGCTGCGCAAGCCATCATCCAGTTCTACTCGAACATTCGCGACAGATGTTTCTCGCAGGGCGTTGGAACCGGTGCGAAGGCGAACGGCGGCGGAGAGTTCAATGGAGGTGCCATGCTGCGCCCCGTCACCGCGAGAACTCTGGAGGCCGTCGTGCGTCTCGCCACTGCGCATGCGAAACTGAAGATGCAGAAATGGGTCACTCCC gaCGATGTGAGAGTGGCGAAAGGCATGATTCTTTACACGTTGTTCGGAGAAGAACCTGACGAGGAGGACAGCGACTCCGAgagtgaggaagaggaaggcgaagatgaTGAAGAATTTATTGCTCCTCGGTCTGTGCGCAGAGCCGCCCACAGCCacgcagagggagacgaaggcgaagaaagccTGACAGATAAAACGAGAAGCAAGCG gCAGCGCGGAGGCGCGAACCGCAACAGGGCTGCAGAGGACGCTGACGAAG GAGAAGAGATTGCCTCCCAGCTTCAGTCGCTCGACCTGTCGGATGgatcgaagaagaaacgccggaCGCGCGGACAGACTGGGAAGAACGCGACTGCGACAGGCAGCGTGGAGAAACTTGCTGAAGTTCACGATCAAGCGAAAAG gaaggACTCGATTCACCAATGGATCATTTCCGCTCtgcaaagaaacgaagatgGCAGCGGCGTGGAGGTTTCTCAGCTGTTCACTCTG GTttcagagaaggcgaaggcggcaggGATGAAGGACTTCACCGAAGCCGAAATGCGACAAGAACTCACAGAACTCGACAGCCGAGACTCGGCGCCTCTCTT GTTCCATGGCTCGCGCGTTTACGAGTGTTGA
- a CDS encoding hypothetical protein (encoded by transcript TGME49_216720~Signal peptide predicted by SignalP 2.0 HMM (probability 0.993) with cleavage site probability 0.830 at residue 25), which yields MGGNGRTHVSSVSLFLVLVATVALSEIAEHVAGSQTSDSSAEVAGHEKTGETDAEEREEMDAKLPGPVEVPPLYGSFKFLNSWLLSLFLVSFPPTRLLFLGTRPLAYENDLNDRESARDEEYVNEKFLEWHSSHKRARARREGLQKLIADANKAAERSTSSTSRGGIRGDQAHRGLSARVNDG from the coding sequence ATGGGTGGCAACGGCAGAACTCACGTGTCGTCGGTGTCGCTCTTTCTTGTCCTAGTGGCCACTGTTGCTCTGTCAGAAATAGCTGAACATGTCGCTGGAAGTCAAACCAGTGACAGCAGCGCCGAGGTGGCCGGGCACGAGAAGACGGGGGAAacagatgcagaggaaagagaggagatggACGCCAAGTTACCTGGCCCTGTGGAAGTCCCTCCCCTTTACGGGAGTTTTAAATTTCTCAACAGCTGGTTGCTGAGCTTGTTCCTCGTGTCTTTCCCTCCGACGCGTTTACTCTTCCTGGGCACCCGGCCCCTGGCGTATGAAAACGACTTGAATGACCGAGAGTCTGCTCGCGACGAGGAGTATGTAAATGAGAAGTTTCTAGAGTGGCACTCTTCCCATAAAAGGGCACGAGCCAGACGAGAGGGGCTGCAGAAACTTATCGCCGACGCGAACAAGGCTGCAGAACGGAGCACGTCTTCAACCTCGCGAGGCGGAATCCGTGGTGATCAAGCACACAGGGGTCTCTCTGCTCGGGTCAACGACGGCTGA
- a CDS encoding transporter, major facilitator family protein (encoded by transcript TGME49_216710~Predicted trans-membrane domain (TMHMM2.0):149-172:213-233:239-259:262-285:297-320:329-352:515-538:552-575:576-599:603-626:637-657:666-686) codes for MALQPRVSAVTKASIFSVSEAAVIGVESIGFPPGFNERPDNRYLRVSTPPSAIYPSDPRNACTSSPDHRSSVPSAPPKEQDGYIHTSRKETESLSQKGTCASVTSSRARSTGSREWQHVSMAYSEEARDFQGSASLSAPGIAFGLSRWTVLGLYCVYCVFSGPAYINWTPIADVLFRAGAFEWLCGGVSTAPDLPLTGDGTAKCENQEAEVNRLFTITAASHFFFSFIGGALLDFIGPKATAVVGLLFGMTGWILLAVANENLSTYIPACLFIGAGLDTTYFPLLSGANLFPGHVATVKAVLGAALSCAFVVPIAIRSVYFHSGGAVHHRLIFCVFACVCLGISLLVALFIVPRRPWPSPYKPYAQRLRDQPLAGGCGVAMQSELRLASSGLGESFEDPEPQEGEVEQDTGRQDREVSYTAVAVPPPSCEEKPSLPVLASLPPATGAVGDSASGRANQNEENEALNTAQPHADYRNCPVTVRPRPSLGRPRQTRPCDTFSEKVWHHLIALRRDICSSVFLPIVPFFCLVLTGVVFFIPSARHLMPDAYAANRIIQIFSFVPCPLFGHIADVWGILPVMYICNLCGLLSFTFVMVPTIPAAEALQFAASLLAAFQLSFLVCQICCYVAETFEEENQGKLIGLLCSAAGATSLAANPIMEYSVRNGFRPALLSFVGGFGFNFFLLLFVHWRKKKTGRVPTKTKVARLQHRLSNAN; via the exons ATGGCCCTGCAGCCAAGAGTCTCAGCAGTCACAAAAGCATCAATATTCTCGGTCTCTGAAGCAGCCGTTATTGGCGTCGAGTCGATCGGTTTTCCTCCCGGCTTCAACGAACGGCCCGACAACCGGTATCTCCGCGTCTCTACTCCACCATCCGCGATATATCCAAGTGATCCTCGAAACGCCTGCACGTCGAGTCCGGACCATCGAAGTAGTGTTCCAAGTGCCCCGCCAAAGGAACAG GATGGGTACATCCACACCAgtaggaaggagacggagtCACTTTCCCAGAAGGGTACTTGTGCGTCAGTGACTTCGTCACGCGCAAGAAGTACAGGAAGTCGAGAATGGCAGCACGTTTCCATGGCATATtcggaggaggcgagggatTTTCAGGGCTCGGCTTCGCTCTCGGCTCCCGGCATCGCTTTTGGCCTCTCTCGGTGGACTGTGTTAGGTCTTTACTGTGTGTACTGCGTTTTCTCGGGACCCGCGTACATCAACTGGACACCGATAGCAGACGTTCTTTTCAGGGCAGGGGCGTTTGAGTGGCTTTGTGGGGGGGTCTCGACAGCGCCAGACTTGCCACTGACTGGCGACGGGACGGCTAAGTGCGAGAATCAGGAGGCAGAAGTTAACCGCCTTTTTACAATTACTGCAGCAAGccacttttttttctccttcatcgGAGGTGCACTCCTCGATTTCATCGGACCCAAGGCAACCGCTGTGGTCGGGCTGCTCTTCGGCATGACTGGCTGGATTCTTCTCGCCGTAGCAAATGAGAACCTTTCCACATACATCCCAGCTTGCCTGTTTATCGGCGCAGGCCTCGATACAACCTACTTTCCGCTTCTTTCGGGAGCGAATCTCTTTCCAGGGCACGTGGCCACCGTGAAGGCAGTCTTGGGGGCAGCGTTGTCGTGCGCCTTCGTCGTCCCTATTGCGATCCGTTCGGTATACTTCCACAGCGGGGGAGCAGTTCACCACAGGTTGattttctgcgtctttgcatgcgtgtgtctaGGGATTTCACTCTTGGTCGCCCTGTTTATCGTCCCGCGCCGTCCTTGGCCATCTCCGTACAAACCGTATGCCCAACGTCTGCGCGATCAGCCTCTGGCAGGCGGGTGTGGTGTTGCCATGCAGAGCGAACTCCGACTCGCATCCAGCGGGCTTGGGGAAAGTTTCGAGGATCCGGAGCCTCAGGAGGGTGAAGTGGAACAAGACACGGGCCGACAAGACAGGGAGGTTTCGTATACTGCAGTCGCAGTGCCGCCTCCGTCGTGTGAAGAGaagccttctcttcctgtccttGCCTCCCTTCCTCCAGCTACGGGGGCGGTAGGTGACAGTGCGAGTGGACGTGCAAATCAGAatgaggaaaacgaagcgcTTAATACAGCTCAGCCGCATGCGGACTACAGAAACTGTCCAGTCACTGTGCGACCGAGGCCATCCCTTGGCCGACCTCGACAAACTCGTCCGTGTGATACCTTCTCTGAGAAAGTGTGGCACCACCTCATAGCGTTGCGCAGGGACATCTGTTCATCCGTGTTTTTGCCGATCGTTCCATTCTTCTGTTTGGTGTTGACGGGCGTCGTGTTCTTTATCCCGTCGGCCAGGCACCTCATGCCCGACGCGTACGCAGCGAACCGGATCATTCAGATCTTCTCCTTTGTCCCGTGCCCACTGTTTGGTCACATCGCCGATGTCTGGGGAATCTTGCCCGTCATGTATATCTGCAATTTATGCGGACTGTTGAGTTTCACCTTCGTGATGGTTCCAACCATTCCCGCGGCGGAGGCGCTTCAGTTTGCGGCGTCACTCCTCGCTGCTTTCCAgttgtctttcctcgtctgccaAATCTGCTGCTACGTCGCAGAAACGTTTGAAGAGGAAAACCAGGGGAAACTGATTGGCCTTCTCTGCTCAGCCGCTGGCGCCACGTCCCTGGCTGCGAACCCCATTATGGAATATTCCGTCCGGAACGGCTTCCGGCCTGCTCTCCTGAGTTTTGTTGGCGGCTTTGGATTCaacttctttctcctgctcttcgTCCATTGGcgcaaaaagaagacaggacGAGTTCCAACAAAAACCAAGGTCGCGCGTTTGCAGCATCGACTCTCCAACGCCAACTAA
- a CDS encoding hypothetical protein (encoded by transcript TGME49_216700~Predicted trans-membrane domain (TMHMM2.0):28-48:62-85:91-114): MSARVWKSSATGDSQEPPRERETPESRSLRFLGLVPIFISFGFFGTSFSPDFHLCQTYILDFFRIFSDFLSFGLSLFWILTFFCADMNAVRPSFAVLQLCLAFGLSAQVFPSACLSVRGDFKGRLLLEQNAPSVQSHSSLLSPFPLAFVSPSSFTPPRRVPSISASSPSSSSSSSPSFFSPFPSSYPFFSSSSSSSVSSLSASPWFSSSAASSASALHRFRSWSASGALPAFFRGDEKERRGREERGKQRREAASSNSSFQPREASRDVTLDVLAAPHTLLRLPAHPEADWQAKETKELAKDLLAVMYRDGGVGLAAPQVGVSVQMIVWNPTGDVRESSRERVFLNPRLLSLYGPLVSDVEGCLSVPGVFAPVERPLHARVRYTSLEGIQREATLSGLEARVVQHEIDHLHGILFVDRVHRGERSAHTAFTFAGGEKTM; the protein is encoded by the exons ATGTCTGCTCGCGTTTGGAAATCCAGCGCAACCGGAGACAGCCAGGAACccccgagagagagagagaccccAGAGTcccgttctcttcgctttctcggcCTTGTGCCGATCTTCATTTCTTTCGGTTTTTTTGGAACTTCATTTTCTCCCGATTTTCACCTCTGTCAGACTTATATCTTGGATTTTTTCCGAATTTTTTCggatttcctttctttcgGACTTTCGTTGTTCTGGATTCTCACTTTTTTTTGTGCAGACATGAATGCAGTCAGGCCGTCGTTTGCAGTGCTTCAGCTGTGTCTGGCCTTTGGTCTCTCCGCCCAAGTTTTTCCCTCTGCTTGTCTGTCTGTTCGTGGAGACTTCAAGGGAAGACTTCTTCTCGAGCAGAATGCACCTTCTGTCCAATCTcactcgtctctcctgtctccctttcctcttgcCTTTGTCTCACCGTCCTCTTTCACGCCACCACGGCGAGTACCTTCtatctctgcttcctctccctcttcttcctcttcctcctccccatcctttttttctccttttccttcctcgtatcccttcttttcttcatcttcttcgtcttcggtctcttctctgtctgcttccccgtggttttcttcttcggctgcctcttctgcctcagcTCTCCACCGCTTTCGCAGCTGGAGCGCCTCTGGCGCGCTGCCGGCTTTTTTCAGAGGAGATGAGAAGGAacggcgagggagagaggaacgcggcaaacagcggagagaggcggcaagCAGCAACTCCTCTTTTCAACCGAGAGAAGCCTCACGCGATGTAACACTGGACGTcttggcggcgccacatACGCTCTTGCGTCTTCCTGCGCATCCCGAGGCAGACTGgcaggcgaaagagacaaaggaactTGCCAAGGACTTACTCGCTGTCATGtacagagacggaggagtAGGCCTCGCTGCTCCTCAG GTGGGCGTCAGTGTGCAGATGATTGTGTGGAACCCAACCGGCGACGTCCGAGAGTCTTCTCGCGAGCGGGTGTTTCTGAatcctcggcttctctcgctttaCGGTCCCCTGGTCTCTGACGTCGAAGGCTGCCTTTCTGTCCCTGGAGTATTTGCGCCCGTAGAAaggccgctgcatgcacgcgtgcGTTACACCAGTCTTGAAGGGATTCAACGCGAGGCGACTTTGTCGGGGCTGGAGGCGCGAGTTGTCCAACACGAAATCGACCATCTCCACGGCATTCTTTTTGTAGACAGAGTCCACAGAGGTGAACGCAGCGCACACACAGCGTTTACTTTTGCTGGTGGCGAGAAAACTATGTAG